A window from Megalobrama amblycephala isolate DHTTF-2021 linkage group LG9, ASM1881202v1, whole genome shotgun sequence encodes these proteins:
- the LOC125274677 gene encoding fucolectin-5-like isoform X3: protein MNSRMAIRVIVFLTLTGLYVADSKGNLALNAKAVQSSTYPLGDAEHAVDGDRDSNYRKGSCSQTKAEFNPWWRVDLGNVYSVSNVTITNLGDCCRERLMGAQIRIGNSLANNGNNNALVATLLTIINGTETFSFESINGRYVNIYLPGNDEVLTLCEVEVFADKSTPLYVCVPKNLALGATAVQSSINDIGVAQKAVDGNKDSLYNLGSCIHTKADREPWWRVDLLEVFEITRVVITNRGDCCEERMNGAQIRIGNSLENNGNNNELAATVVSIQRGETKTFKFKPIKGRYVNIFVPGRNEFLLFCEVEVYED, encoded by the exons ATGAATTCCAG GATGGCGATACGTGTGATTGTGTTTCTAACACTTACTGGACTGTACGTCGCTGATTCCAAAG GGAATCTTGCTCTTAATGCCAAGGCTGTGCAGTCCTCCACATACCCACTGGGAGATGCAGAACATGCAGTAGATGGAGACAGAGATTCAAATTACAGGAAGGGCTCATGCTCTCAGACTAAAGCCGAGTTTAATCCATGGTGGAGAGTTGACCTTGGAAATGTCTACAGTGTAAGCAACGTTACCATCACTAATCTTGGAGACTGTTGCAGAGAGCGGCTTATGGGAGCTCAGATTCGTATTGGTAACAGTCTGGCCAACAACGGAAACAACAATGCgct GGTTGCAACTCTTCTCACTATTATTAATGGCACAGAAACATTTTCGTTTGAGTCTATTAATGGCCGATATGTCAACATTTATTTACCTGGGAATGATGAAGTCCTTACTCTGTGTGAAGTCGAGGTGTTTGCAG aTAAGTCCACACCACTGTACGTTTGTGTTCCAA AGAATCTTGCTCTTGGAGCCACAGCTGTGCAGTCTTCCATAAATGACATAGGAGTTGCTCAAAAGGCTGTCGATGGCAACAAGGATTCACTTTATAATCTTGGGTCATGCATTCATACTAAAGCGGACAGGGAACCCTGGTGGAGAGTTGACTTGCTGGAAGTCTTTGAGATAACCAGGGTTGTCATCACTAATCGTGGAGATTGTTGTGAAGAGAGAATGAATGGTGCTCAGATCCGTATCGGCAACAGCCTGGAAAATAATGGCAACAATAATGAGCT GGCTGCGACTGTTGTGTCCATCCAACGTGGAGAGACAAAAACATTCAAGTTTAAGCCTATTAAGGGACGatatgtcaacatttttgtaccTGGGCGCAATGAATTCCTCCTGTTCTGTGAGGTTGAGGTGTATGAAG ATTAA
- the LOC125274677 gene encoding uncharacterized protein LOC125274677 isoform X4 has translation MDSRMAIRVIVFLTLTGLCVADSKGNLALNAKAVQSSTYPLGDAEHAVDGDRDSNYRKGSCSQTKAEFNPWWRVDLGNVYSVSNVTITNLGDCCRERLMGAQIRIGNSLANNGNNNALVATLLTIINGTETFSFESINGRYVNIYLPGNDEVLTLCEVEVFADKSTPLYVCVPKNLALGATAVQSSINDIGVAQKAVDGNKDSLYNLGSCIHTKADREPWWRVDLLEVFEITRVVITNRGDCCEERMNGAQIRIGNSLENNGNNNELAATVVSIQRGETKTFKFKPIKGRYVNIFVPGRNEFLLFCEVEVYED, from the exons GGAATCTTGCTCTTAATGCCAAGGCTGTGCAGTCCTCCACATACCCACTGGGAGATGCAGAACATGCAGTAGATGGAGACAGAGATTCAAATTACAGGAAGGGCTCATGCTCTCAGACTAAAGCCGAGTTTAATCCATGGTGGAGAGTTGACCTTGGAAATGTCTACAGTGTAAGCAACGTTACCATCACTAATCTTGGAGACTGTTGCAGAGAGCGGCTTATGGGAGCTCAGATTCGTATTGGTAACAGTCTGGCCAACAACGGAAACAACAATGCgct GGTTGCAACTCTTCTCACTATTATTAATGGCACAGAAACATTTTCGTTTGAGTCTATTAATGGCCGATATGTCAACATTTATTTACCTGGGAATGATGAAGTCCTTACTCTGTGTGAAGTCGAGGTGTTTGCAG aTAAGTCCACACCACTGTACGTTTGTGTTCCAA AGAATCTTGCTCTTGGAGCCACAGCTGTGCAGTCTTCCATAAATGACATAGGAGTTGCTCAAAAGGCTGTCGATGGCAACAAGGATTCACTTTATAATCTTGGGTCATGCATTCATACTAAAGCGGACAGGGAACCCTGGTGGAGAGTTGACTTGCTGGAAGTCTTTGAGATAACCAGGGTTGTCATCACTAATCGTGGAGATTGTTGTGAAGAGAGAATGAATGGTGCTCAGATCCGTATCGGCAACAGCCTGGAAAATAATGGCAACAATAATGAGCT GGCTGCGACTGTTGTGTCCATCCAACGTGGAGAGACAAAAACATTCAAGTTTAAGCCTATTAAGGGACGatatgtcaacatttttgtaccTGGGCGCAATGAATTCCTCCTGTTCTGTGAGGTTGAGGTGTATGAAG ATTAA
- the LOC125274680 gene encoding fucolectin-1-like isoform X1 has protein sequence MAIRVIVFLTLTGLCVADSKETGNLAFGATAVQSTTYPLSGAQNAVDGNRNSIFNRQSCSATNADKDPWWRVDLLDVYKITRVSITNRGDCCPERINGAQIRIGSCLENNGNNNELAATVESIPPGETKSFEFQPIAGRYVNIFIPGRNEYLTLCEVEVFAENNTPSYTCVLTQRNLAVGARAVQSSTYQLTIAKNAIDGNKNSIFNLGSCSATNWDKDPWWRVDLLEVYEVTRVSITNRGDGFVERINGAQIRIGNSLENNGNNNELAITVASIPLGETRTFAFKPIKGRFVNIFIPGRNEHLTLCEVEVFAD, from the exons ATGGCCATACGTGTGATTGTGTTTCTAACACTTACTGGACTGTGCGTCGCTGATTCCAAAG aaACAGGGAATCTTGCTTTTGGAGCCACAGCTGTCCAGTCTACCACATACCCTCTATCGGGAGCTCAAAATGCAGTTGATGGCAACAGGAATTCAATTTTCAATCGACAATCATGCAGTGCGACTAATGCGGACAAGGACCCCTGGTGGAGAGTTGACTTGCTGGATGTCTACAAGATAACCAGGGTTAGCATCACTAATCGAGGAGATTGTTGTCCAGAGAGAATAAACGGTGCTCAGATCCGTATCGGCAGCTGCTTGGAAAATAATGGCAACAATAATGAGCT GGCTGCGACTGTTGAGTCCATCCCACCTGGAGAGACAAAATCATTTGAGTTTCAGCCTATTGCAGGGCGATATGTCAACATTTTTATTCCTGGGCGCAATGAATATCTCACACTGTGTGAAGTCGAGGTGTTTGCAG aaaACAACACACCGTCATACACTTGTGTTCTAACCCAAA GGAATCTTGCTGTTGGAGCCAGAGCTGTCCAGTCTTCCACATATCAATTAACCATTGCTAAGAATGCTATTGATGGCAACAAGAATTCAATTTTCAATCTTGGGTCATGCAGTGCGACTAATTGGGACAAGGACCCCTGGTGGAGAGTTGACTTATTGGAAGTCTATGAGGTAACCAGGGTTAGCATCACTAATCGTGGAGATGGTTTTGTAGAGAGAATAAATGGTGCTCAGATCCGTATCGGCAACAGCCTGGAAAATAATGGCAACAATAATGAGCT GGCTATAACTGTTGCGTCCATCCCGCTTGGAGAGACAAGAACATTTGCTTTTAAGCCTATTAAGGGGCGGTTTGTCAACATTTTCATACCTGGCCGCAATGAACATCTCACACTGTGTGAGGTTGAGGTGTTTGCAG ATTAA
- the LOC125274680 gene encoding uncharacterized protein LOC125274680 isoform X2, whose product MAIRVIVFLTLTGLCVADSKGNLAFGATAVQSTTYPLSGAQNAVDGNRNSIFNRQSCSATNADKDPWWRVDLLDVYKITRVSITNRGDCCPERINGAQIRIGSCLENNGNNNELAATVESIPPGETKSFEFQPIAGRYVNIFIPGRNEYLTLCEVEVFAENNTPSYTCVLTQRNLAVGARAVQSSTYQLTIAKNAIDGNKNSIFNLGSCSATNWDKDPWWRVDLLEVYEVTRVSITNRGDGFVERINGAQIRIGNSLENNGNNNELAITVASIPLGETRTFAFKPIKGRFVNIFIPGRNEHLTLCEVEVFAD is encoded by the exons ATGGCCATACGTGTGATTGTGTTTCTAACACTTACTGGACTGTGCGTCGCTGATTCCAAAG GGAATCTTGCTTTTGGAGCCACAGCTGTCCAGTCTACCACATACCCTCTATCGGGAGCTCAAAATGCAGTTGATGGCAACAGGAATTCAATTTTCAATCGACAATCATGCAGTGCGACTAATGCGGACAAGGACCCCTGGTGGAGAGTTGACTTGCTGGATGTCTACAAGATAACCAGGGTTAGCATCACTAATCGAGGAGATTGTTGTCCAGAGAGAATAAACGGTGCTCAGATCCGTATCGGCAGCTGCTTGGAAAATAATGGCAACAATAATGAGCT GGCTGCGACTGTTGAGTCCATCCCACCTGGAGAGACAAAATCATTTGAGTTTCAGCCTATTGCAGGGCGATATGTCAACATTTTTATTCCTGGGCGCAATGAATATCTCACACTGTGTGAAGTCGAGGTGTTTGCAG aaaACAACACACCGTCATACACTTGTGTTCTAACCCAAA GGAATCTTGCTGTTGGAGCCAGAGCTGTCCAGTCTTCCACATATCAATTAACCATTGCTAAGAATGCTATTGATGGCAACAAGAATTCAATTTTCAATCTTGGGTCATGCAGTGCGACTAATTGGGACAAGGACCCCTGGTGGAGAGTTGACTTATTGGAAGTCTATGAGGTAACCAGGGTTAGCATCACTAATCGTGGAGATGGTTTTGTAGAGAGAATAAATGGTGCTCAGATCCGTATCGGCAACAGCCTGGAAAATAATGGCAACAATAATGAGCT GGCTATAACTGTTGCGTCCATCCCGCTTGGAGAGACAAGAACATTTGCTTTTAAGCCTATTAAGGGGCGGTTTGTCAACATTTTCATACCTGGCCGCAATGAACATCTCACACTGTGTGAGGTTGAGGTGTTTGCAG ATTAA